A single window of Nicotiana tomentosiformis chromosome 1, ASM39032v3, whole genome shotgun sequence DNA harbors:
- the LOC104120784 gene encoding protein OBERON 4: protein MKRLRSSEDLESCGEKGVLKDWARREEDPSLHRSSSHRSFYYKSESGRKGLSSSSSRYDRFEDDRESLRPIKKRTDYDVDSYDRRKSYDRYSHSNDRGVLNSSPRGGYGGDRIHRSESFSGPRREFPKGFRSERDRSRREGSVSSWRRFGGGKDGDEGTRSGGDSARGSRTESEDIGKAKSPPGWRDARSPAWSKDSGSEQSRSVEVKRSDALPMGSGGHSSEMEEGELEPDLPSSAAEPAAEDEASGEINPSQKENERRDDGVNSLYEQKVELSKVSVTAEQSEETQSDNVRDIFKDSDGLSDNQGTSMGPSGMGNGTETVVDHVGEKNESTRKSSSGEEEKNIDAEKLPPKKREQVEDKSRDVESKVNRIDVHELNREIAGEAGPPGSVSSVAHEDVSQSVQDKGKSVAVSPGNNTVPPADGLRMENESRGFVPCGNSDMEGPSTRGLELFLSGPVKKPEKVEKFSNSMTKDEKFGLEPLELSLSLPNVLLPIGAQKEVQPPGSPSQGRSFQSFASSFHTNSDGFTMSMSFSGSQHFTHNPSCSLTHNLVDNEQSVKSRPLFQGVDWQALASNEQKNNDIPGCQGIILSNGTGLYQQSQGNSSGQAVGEHLRAAQGGSRLPVGLDRQLSTVKTSRHPNGARSPTQSVGSHETGSEYNTDKKQLTRAKDSSFYRFGGSDGKELPLAVGTDFVESVITTMVSEPIHVTARRFNEISGQHLLCLKEAVCDIITNPGKNWQLSALQKTLQKRSDMTLDTLLKSHRSQLELLVALKTGLQEFLRQSYDISSSDLAEIFLNLRCRNLTCRSSLPVDECECKVCSQKDGFCSACMCLVCSKFDLASNTCSWVGCDVCLHWCHADCGLRESYIRNGRSVSGAKGSVEMQFHCVACNHPSEMFGFVKEVFQNFAKEWTSEALSRELEYVKRIFCASEDVRGKRLHDLANYMLSKLAIKADLQEVQSQIMHFLLTEPDSVKSDNVPNIQGNELSTKNHEGNNGVARPNQGAMWLKSVGSEKVPQVEKPTAGLPSSFDSLRNDKQAMISSFQPSIKKVPVFDELESIVRIKQAEAKMFQARADEARREADALKRIAVTKSERIEEEYIARITKLRLTEAEEMRKQKVEELQSLERAYQDYFNMKMRMENNIKDLLLKMEATRRNLNL from the exons ATGAAGAGATTGAGGTCTAGTGAAGATCTTGAGTCATGTGGGGAGAAAGGTGTGTTGAAAGATTGGGCAAGAAGGGAGGAGGATCCGAGTTTACATCGCTCATCTTCCCACAGGAGCTTTTATTACAAGTCTGAGAGTGGGAGAAAGGGACTATCTTCGTCGTCGTCTAGGTATGACCGGTTTGAGGATGACCGTGAGAGTCTGAGACCGATAAAGAAGCGGACAGATTATGATGTGGACAGCTATGATAGGCGGAAGAGTTACGATCGGTACAGTCATAGTAATGATAGAGGGGTTCTGAACTCTTCTCCACGGGGTGGATACGGTGGTGATCGGATTCATAGGTCAGAAAGTTTTTCTGGCCCAAGGAGGGAATTCCCTAAGGGGTTTAGATCAGAGAGGGATAGGTCCAGGCGAGAGGGGAGTGTGTCATCATGGCGGAGGTTTGGTGGCGGGAAAGATGGTGATGAAGGCACAAGGAGTGGTGGAGATTCAGCAAGAGGAAGTAGAACAGAATCAGAAGATATTGGGAAGGCAAAGTCACCGCCGGGATGGAGAGATGCAAGATCACCTGCTTGGTCAAAGGACTCTGGTAGCGAGCAATCAAGGAGTGTTGAAGTTAAAAGAAGTGACGCCTTGCCAATGGGCAGTGGTGGACATAGCAGTGAAATGGAAGAAGGGGAACTGGAGCCTGATCTTCCGTCTTCTGCGGCTGAGCCTGCAGCTGAAGATGAAGCTTCCGGTGAGATTAATCCCTCACAGAAGGAGAATGAGAGGCGAGATGATGGGGTGAATTCCTTGTACGAACAGAAGGTTGAGCTCAGTAAAGTAAGTGTTACTGCCGAGCAGTCGGAAGAGACACAGTCGGATAATGTCCGAGACATTTTCAAGGACAGTGATGGCTTGTCTGATAATCAAGGCACTTCAATGGGGCCTAGTGGCATGGGAAATGGAACTGAAACCGTGGTAGATCATGTTGGTGAAAAGAATGAGTCCACCAGGAAAAGCAGTAGTGGGGAAGAAGAAAAGAATATAGATGCCGAGAAGCTACCACCTAAGAAAAGGGAACAAGTGGAGGACAAGAGCAGAGATGTTGAATCTAAGGTAAATCGTATTGATGTTCACGAATTAAATAGGGAAATTGCTGGGGAAGCTGGACCGCCGGGCTCTGTTTCTTCTGTTGCACATGAAGATGTATCACAGAGTGTCCAGGACAAGGGCAAAAGTGTGGCTGTTTCGCCTGGTAATAACACTGTCCCTCCTGCAGATGGTTTGAGGATGGAAAACGAGTCAAGAGGCTTTGTACCTTGTGGAAACTCTGATATGGAAGGACCAAGTACCAGGGGTCTTGAGTTGTTCTTGTCAGGTCCTGTCAAAAAACCTGAGAAAGTAGAGAAATTTAGTAATTCCATGACCAAAGATGAAAAGTTTGGTCTGGAACCACTTGAGCTTTCTCTTAGCTTGCCAAATGTCCTGTTGCCTATTGGTGCACAGAAAGAAGTCCAGCCTCCTGGTTCTCCTAGTCAAGGAAGGAGTTTTCAATCCTTTGCCAGCTCATTTCACACAAATTCTGATGGCTTTACCATGTCTATGTCCTTTTCAGGATCACAACACTTCACTCATAATCCTAGCTGCTCACTGACACATAATTTAGTTGATAATGAGCAATCTGTTAAAAGTCGCCCCCTCTTTCAAGGTGTCGATTGGCAAGCCCTTGCTTCGAATGAGCAGAAGAATAATGACATCCCAGGTTGTCAAGGCATAATATTATCAAATGGAACTGGATTGTATCAGCAGTCTCAAGGAAATTCTAGTGGTCAAGCTGTAGGAGAACATCTCAGAGCTGCACAGGGAGGCTCTAGATTGCCTGTTGGGCTAGACAGACAGCTAAGCACTGTTAAAACATCTCGTCATCCAAATGGAGCTAGATCTCCTACACAGAGTGTTGGGTCTCATGAAACTGGATCAGAATATAATACAGATAAGAAACAATTAACTAGAGCTAAAGATAGTAGCTTTTATAGATTCGGTGGTTCTGATGGCAAAGAGCTCCCATTGGCTGTTGGAACGGACTTTGTTGAATCAGTAATCACCACCATGGTTTCTGAACCAATACATGTGACTGCCAGGAGGTTTAATGAGATCTCAGGGCAACATTTGCTTTGTCTGAAGGAGGCTGTCTGCGACATCATTACAAATCCTGGTAAAAACTGGCAGCTTAGTGCTCTGCAAAAGACACTGCAGAAGAGGTCTGACATGACTTTGGATACACTATTGAAATCCCACAGGAGTCAACTAGAGCTTTTGGTGGCTCTGAAAACTGGTCTCCAAGAATTTCTTCGGCAAAGTTATGATATTTCATCATCTGATTTGGCAGAGATATTTCTCAATTTAAGATGTAGAAATCTGACTTGTCGATCTTCGTTGCCTGTGGATGAATGTGAGTGCAAAGTTTGCTCGCAGAAGGATGGTTTCTGCAGTGCTTGCATGTGTCTTGTGTGTTCCAAGTTTGACTTGGCATCTAATACGTGTAGCTGGGTTGGATGTGATGTATGTCTGCATTGGTGTCACGCTGATTGTGGGCTACGTGAATCTTACATCAGGAATGGACGTAGTGTTTCTGGTGCAAAGGGTAGTGTAGAGATGCAGTTTCATTGTGTTGCATGTAATCATCCATCTGAAATGTTCGGCTTTGTAAAAGAGGTTTTCCAAAACTTTGCTAAGGAATGGACCTCGGAAGCACTTTCCAGGGAGCTTGAATATGTGAAAAGAATTTTTTGCGCCAGCGAGGACGTCAGAGGGAAACGCTTGCATGACCTTGCTAATTATATGCTGTCAAAATTGGCAATTAAGGCTGACCTTCAAGAAGTTCAAAGTCAAATTATGCATTTCTTGCTGACTG AGCCTGATTCGGTCAAATCTGACAATGTTCCAAATATTCAAGGAAATGAGTTGTCAACAAAGAACCACGAAGGGAACAATGGCGTTGCTCGGCCTAACCAGGGAGCGATGTGGCTGAAATCTGTTGGTTCAGAAAAGGTTCCTCAAGTGGAAAAGCCTACAGCAGGTTTGCCTTCAAGTTTTGATAGCCTCCGGAATGACAAGCAGGCGATGATCTCAAGTTTTCAGCCAAGTATAAAAAAGGTACCAGTATTTGATGAACTAGAGAGCATTGTTAGAATCAAACAGGCTGAAGCCAAAATGTTCCAAGCACGAGCTGATGAAGCTAGGAGAGAGGCTGATGCCCTGAAGCGCATTGCTGTAACAAAGAGTGAAAGAATTGAAGAAGAATACATAGCTCGAATCACAAAACTGCGATTGACCGAGGCTGAGGAGATGCGGAAACAAAAGGTGGAAGAGCTGCAGTCTTTAGAAAGAGCTTATCAGGACTACTTCAATATGAAAATGAGAATGGAAAATAACATCAAAGATCTATTGTTGAAAATGGAAGCTACTAGAAGGAATCTCAATTTGTGA